The Pyxidicoccus trucidator genomic sequence TGTTGAGGCGGATCTCCTCGCCGTAGACCAGGAACTCCACCGGCGGTGAGCCCGAGCTGCCCTCATGGTGCCACTGCGTGAAGAGCTGCCACGTCTTCGCGCTGGGGAAGGTGGAGTCGAACATCGTGCTCCAGCGGTAGTAGTACTCCGAGCCCACCGCCTCGCGCGTCATCCGCACCAACTCGTTGCGGTTGCCGCTGGAGTTGATGGGGTCGTCGCCCTGCTTCACCGTGGCCTTGAGGGCGTAGCGGCCCTGGCGCATCGGCGAGGACACCACGGCCAGCCGGTCCGCGTTCACCATCTGCGTGCTGCTCCACTGCGAGCGGGTGCCCGTCTCGAAGTCACCCACCCAGACCACGCTGGCGCCCGTGGGCGGCGGAGTCGTCGGAGGGGGCGTCGTCACGGAGCCGGCGCAGGCGCGTGCCTCGGCGATGCTGGCCCAGTCGTTGAGGGTGTTGCCGTTGACGGTGATGCGCACCCGGCGCGCGGAGGTGGCCGTGAAGGTGTAGGTCTCCGCCGCCGTCGAGGTGCCGGTGCTCTTACCGGAGAAGACGGGCGTATAGGTGATGCCGTCCGGGGAGACGGACACCGAGAAGGTGTTGGCGCGGGTGTTGCCGCCGTGCCAGGCGATGGCGATACCGCCGACCGTCTTCGTGGCGCCCAGGTCGTAGTCGATCCACGACCCCTTGCCGAGGTTGCTCCACCGGGTGTCGAGCCGGTCGTCCATCGTGTTCGCCGGCACGTTGCCGTCGTTGCCGCTGGCGAGGACCGAGGCGGCCGTGAGCTGCGTGCAGTTCGTCGCGGTGAGGTCCGCGGCCGAGGATTCCATCGTTTCGGGAGCCTCACCCGCTTCGGTGCCGGCGTCGTATGCGCCACAGCCGGCAAGCAGGGTTCCAACCAGCAGGAGGGTCTTCTTCATGGGGGCTCTCTGGGGTGAAGACAGACGGGGGGTGAAGCCGCGCCGCGGAGAGCAGGCGGGCGGATGTCTGACTTTGTGATTGTGGGTCTTCTCCAAGGACGCGGCGGTGGGCTGCCGCGCTGAGACGGGTAACGAGTATCGATGAAATGTATTTCGTACTCAACACATGCTGAACATGCCTGCTTGCTCTACGGAAAAGAGGGCGAGACATGGATGCGCAGGAGGTGCGTGCAACTTCCGGCCAGCAAACACGGCGTGAAGCCGACAGTCGCACAGCCCCGAGGCGCGAGGCGCGCGGGACTCGCAGGGCGTTAAAACAGCCGGGTCGCACCGAGAACGCGAGGGCTCGGCGCTCCATCCACACCGCATCATTCTTCGATTGGGAGGTGGCCATGGCCCCGTCCTCGGGCATCTGTGTGGCCTGCGGCGCTCGAATTCCGGTGGGGACTCTCGCGTGTCCCTTCACCCCACCCGGGCCCCCACGGGGCGCACCGGTGCGCAGGTGGGCGACCGGCACCTGTCAGCCCCCACTTGTCGGACGCGCCGTGCAGCGGGGGCGGCTGCGGTCCTTGGCTGCGGAGGCGCGGCGCGGGCTTGGGCGCGCGGCGTGGCTGGTGGGCGAGGCGGGCCTGGGCAAGTCGCGGCTGAAGGACGCGCTCGTCGAGGAGCTGGTCGGCGAGGGCTTCGAGGTGTGGGAGGGCAGTGGCGTGGCCCTCCCCGGCACCCCGGGTGGCCCGTTCCGCGAGCTGCTGGAGGGGACGCGCGCGTTGCAGCCAGCGCCCGGGGTGGGGCGGGTATCCAGCGAGGAGGAGGCGCTGCTCGCGCGGTTCGTGGAAGGCCGTGAGCGGCAGGGCGTTCCCGCGAGCCTCTCCGCCGAGCGCACCGCGCTGTTGGATGCCCTCTGCCATGCGCTCCTGCCACACCGCCGTCCACGCCTGCTCATCCTGGAGGACTGGCAGTACGCGGACCCGCTCAGCCATGCGCTCGTCGAGGTGCTGGTCTCTCGCCTCTCGCACACGTCCATGTTGTTGCTCGCCCTGCAGCGCCCCGGGGGGACGGCGCCGGTGCCGCTGGCGTCCGAGGTGCTCACGTTGGGGCCGCTCTCCGACGACGACTCCAGGTCCCTGCTGGAGCAGCGCGTGCGTTCGCGGACCGCCATGACACCCCAGGTGCGTGAAGCCCTGTTGCACGCGGGCACCGGACATCCGCTGCACCTGCTGCACGCCATCACCCTCCACGAGGAGCACCCCGAAGCGCCGGTGCCGGACTCGGGCGAGGCGGCGCTCTCCGCACGGTTGGAGGGGCTGTCCCCCGAGCAGCGCGAGGCGCTCCAGGCGGCCTTCGTGCTCGGGCCTTCGTTTCCGCGCCCCGTGCTGGGGGCGCTCGTCGGCGGCTACACGTCGCTCGCGCCGCTGGAGATGGGAGGGTGGCTTCGGGCCGTCGCGGGGGGGCGGTGCACGTGGGCGCTCGAGCCCGCGGAGGTGTCCCCGGACAGCACCGCCGAGGACACGCAGGCGCTGCATCACCGGGCCGCGGAGGCCTATGAGTCCCTGCCCGTGGAGCTGCGGCGCCGGGCCTGCTCGGAGCTCTCCCGGCACTGGCTCGCGGCGGACGTGCCGGAGCGGGCGCTGCCGCACCTGCTGGAGCTCGCGGGGTGGAACCGCGCGGCGCTGGAGACAGGCTCCGCGCTCGCGGTGTACCGCTTCTCACTGGGCCTGGCGGCGGGGCTGGAGTCCACCGCGGCGCGGGAATGGCAGCGCGTGCTCTGGGAACGCAAGGGGGATGCGCACCGGCTCGCTGGCGCCCGTGAGGACGCGGAGTCCGCCTGGCGCACGGCCCGCGCGCTCGACGTGGAGGCGCCGGAGCCCCTGCTGGTGGACCGGGCGCGGAGACTGCAGAAGCTGACCTCGGTGCTGCTCGCGCTCGGCCGCTTCGACGAGGTGGTTGCGTTGGCGGAGGAGGGCTCGCGCGAGGGGGTGGAGGCCGTGCCCCTGGTGGCCGCGTCGCTGGATGGGCTCGCCTCGCTCGCGCTCTGTGGGCTGGGGCGCTTCGAGCAGGCCGCTGCGCGGCTGCGCCTCGCGCGGGAGCGGCTGCGGCTGGCCTCTCTGGAGAATGGGCCCTCGCGGGCCAGCGTGGAGGCCTCCCTGCACCGGGCCATGGGCAATGTGTTGATGGGCCAGGGGCATCCGGAGCAGGCGACCGTGGAGTACCTCGCGGTGCTGCGCTGGAGCGAGCTCGCCGGGGACACGTGGGAGCACTCCATCGCGCTCTTCAGTCTGGGCAATGCCCACGCGCGCGCGGGAGACCGGGAGCGCGCGACGCACTTCTTCCAGCTCGCGCTGGACCTCAAGTCGCGCACCGGGGACCGCTGGGGCATGGCGTACACCCACCATGGGCTGGCGCTGCTGCACACGCAGGCGGACGCGCCGGAGCTGGCGAAGGAGGACGCCGTGCGCGGACTCCAGCTCGCCGCGATGCTGGGGGACCGCAAGCTGAAGTCGCTGCTCCGCTGCGCCCTGGGCCGCGCGCAGCTTCGGCTGGGGGAGTTGGAGGAGGCCGGGCGACAGCTCCAGCTCGCCGCCCAGGATGCCGCCGCCGTGGGCGCCCGCTCGGAGCAGCTCCAGGCGGAGGCGGCACTGCGCGCTCTCGACGCACGACGTTGACGGAACCCCGGGCGGGGCCCGAGTGTCCACCTTTCGTGCCTGCCCTGGCCCTCTCCCGGCTCCGTCTCGTCGTGCTGCTGACCTGCTCGCTGGGGCTCCCGTCCGTTGCTCCGGCGGCGCCCGCTCCTGATGCGTTCGAGGCGTACCTGCGTCCCCCGCATCCACCCGCCGAGGGCTTTGCTCCCATGCCCGACGGCCAGACGGCTCGCGCGGGGAGCGAGGTCCGCGCGCTGGCTCGTGGCCGGGTGGCGGAGGTGGGGGCCGACGGGCGCTCCGTGGTGCTGGAGCACCTCTACTACGAGAACCATGCGCTGCTGCGTGCCCGGTCGGAGTACTCGGGGTTGGACGGAGTGGCGCTGCGCCCGGGGACGCTCGTCACGCGTGGGCAGGTGCTGGGGCGGGTGGGGGAGAAGGCCCGGCCCGCCGTGACGCTGCATTCAGGGCGGCGCCTGTCCGCCGCCGAGGCCCGGCGCTTCACCGCCCTGCGGGAGCGGCTGCTGCTGCCCGCGGAGGAGCCGTCGCTGCTGCTCATCTCGCACGACGACTTCCAGCTCCGGCTGTACGCACGGGGGCGCGAGCTGGCGCGCAAGGAGGTGAGCTTCGGTCAGGCGGCCGGTGCCAAGGAGGTGCGCGGCGACAACCGCACGCCGAAGGGCATGTACTTCGTCACCCAGAAGCTGCGGGGCGACATCCCCGGGCCGTACTCGGCCTTCTATGGCGGGCACTGGATTCGGGTGAACTATCCGAATCCCTGGGACGCGGAACGGGGCGTGGCCTCGGGCTTTGTCGATGCGAAGACGCGCGAGAAGATTGCCCTCGAATGGGCCGCGCGGCGGAACACGGTGGCCTCCACGCGGCTGGGCAGCGGCATCGGCCTGCACGGTTGGGCGGGGGACTGGACGCTGGCGGAGAGCGGCGGGCGGCTGTCCTGGGGCTGCGTGGTGATGCACAATCCGGACATCGCGTCGCTGTATGAACGGATTCCGGAGGGGACCATGGTCGTCCTCTTCTAGCGACCGAGGAAGCCCTACCGTCTCGGGGGCAAGGCGTGGAATCCTCCGCGTGTGATCGAGATAGAAACCATCGAGGCCTTCGAGCTGCACCTGCGCTCGGGGGCGCACCTGGCCAACGTCGTCATCCAGGGACTGGACCTGCGGAGGTACACCCGGGAGCTGGCCTCCGCCGAGCTTGCCGGCACCGTCTTCCTCGGCTGTGAGCTGGAGAAGGATGCGCTGAGCGCGGCGCTCGCACACGGGGCCATGGTGTTCCCGCCATTCTCCGGGCTGCCGTACCTGCCCTATCGCGGCGCGGTCTACTCGCCCGAGGAGCTCTATGCGGGTTTCGACCCGGCGCGGCCGGAGACGTATGCCGAGACGCCGGATGCCCGCATCTACGCGCACTGGGCCACCCATGGCCGGGGCAGCCCGCCGACGCTGCTGGAGACGCTGTCGCAGCGGCTCCATGACCATGCCGTCACCGATGCGATGGAGGACCTGCTCCTCGCGAACGGTGGGGCTCGCAAGGTGGTGGCCATCATGGGCGGCCACTCCATGAAGCGGGGCCAGCCGGACTACCGCGCCGTGGCGGCGCTGGCTCGCGAGCTGACGCAGCGCGGCTTCTTCATGGTCAGCGGCGGCGGCCCTGGCGCCATGGAGGCCACCCACGTCGGCGCCTGGTTCGCCCGGCGCACCGAGGCGGAGCTGGACGCCGCGCTCGCCATGCTCGCGAAGGCTCCCAGCTACACGGACCGCGAGTGGCTGGCCCGCGCCTTCGAGGTGCGCGGCGCATTCCCCCTGCGTGACGGTGACAGGCCCTACTGCGACAGCCTGGGCATCCCCACGTGGCACTACGGGCACGAGCCGCCCAATCCCTTCGCCACGTACATCGCCAAGTACTTCGCCAACAGCGTGCGCGAGGACGGTCTGCTCACGATTGCGCGCGGCGGCATCGTCTACGCGCCGGGCAGCGCGGGCACCATCCAGGAGATCTTCCAGGACGCCTGTCAGAATCACTACAACTCCGTGGGCGTCATCAGCCCGATGATCTTCCTGGGCACCGAGTTCTGGACGCGCACGCGCCCCGTGTACCCGCTGCTGGCGCTGCTCGCCCAGGGGCAGGAGTACGCGCGCTACCTCATGCTGACGGACTCCCAGGAGGACGTCGTCCGGGCGCTGGTGGAGTACGACGGGGCGCGGCAAGGGGGCGGGTGACACCTTCCGGCCCGGCCGGTGTTCAGGGACGTGCACGCGCGCCGGGCGTGCCGATATGCGCCGCCGCCAGGACCGTTCCACGAGGGGCGGCCCTGGCCGTACCGGCCGAAGGAGGAGTGCCATGTCCCACACCAATCCATTCTTGCTGGGGGCGGTGTGCGTCGTGCTGGGAGCGCTCCTGTGGATGGTGCCGGCCTGCTGGGGCGGTGCGCGGCCCCAGTCTCCGCGGGGGCCCGCGGCCTCCAAGCCCACCCGGACCTACGCGAGCGTCGGGTGGCGCCCCGTGCAGGTCCTGCTCGGCGCGAGGTAGTCCCGAGGCCGCCGTAGGCCTGTTCCACCGACGCAAGGCCGCGTATTCTCTGGGCCCCTCGGGAGGAGTCCCCGGATGCGGCCCCGGGCCGTCTTCTTCGACCTGGATGACACGCTGATCGACCGTGCCGGCGCCTTCGCCAGCTACGTCGAGGACCTCATCGACCGCCACCCGGCCGCGTTCCCCGCGTCCCGCCGGGCCGAGGACGTGGCCGAATTTCACGCGCTCGACGGGCGAGGTTCCACCGACCGCACCGTCTTCTGCCGCCGCGTGACGGACACCTTTCCGGCCCTGGCGCTGTCGCCCGAGGAGCTCTGGGACGACATGTCCACACTGCTGCCCACCCTGGTCGTTCCCAGCGTGGGAACGCTGGTGCTCGTGGAGGGCCTGCGGAAGCGCGCCCCCGTGGCGGTGGTGTCCAATGGCTCGGGCCGCGTGCAGCGCGCGAAGCTGGAGCGTGCCTTCCTCACGGCGCACCTTCCGGACGTCTTCCTCTCCGGCGAGGTCGGCGCGGAGAAGCCGGACGCCCGCATCTTCCTCGCGGCGCTCGCGCGGGTGGACCGTGCTCCCGAGGAGGTGCTCCACGTCGGGGACGACCCGGAGCGGGACATCGTCGGCGCCGCCCGCCTGGGCATGTCCACGTGCTGGGTCTCCCACGGGCGCCCGTGGCCACAGGGGCTGCCACCGCCCACGTTCACCGTGGAGCGTGTCGTGGGCCAACCCGAGGCGCTTCGCGGGGTGCTGGCGCGATGGACATGAACGCCGTGGTCGGCTCGCACGACCTGCTGTTCCTCACCCTGGATACCCTCCGCTATGACGTGGCCGAGGAGCTGGCCGCCCAGGGGCGCACGCCCCACCTCACGGCGCTGATGCCCGGGGGCCGCTGGGAGCAGCGCCACTCGCCCGCCAGCTTCACCTACGCCGCGCACCACGCCTTCTTCGCCGGCTTCCTGCCCACCCCCGTCACGCCCGGCCTCCACCCGCGCCTGTTCGCCATGCGCTTCGAGGGCAGTGAGACAACGGCCCCGGGCACCTGTGTCATCGACGCGCCGGACCTCGTCACCGGGCTCGCCGGGCGCGGCTACCACACCGTCTGCATCGGCGGCGTCGGCTTCTTCAACAAGCGCAACCCGCTGGGCAGCGTGCTCCCCGGCCTCTTCGCGGAGAGTCACTGGAGCCGCGAGATGGGCGTGACGGACCCGCGCTCCACGGAGCACCAGGTGGCGCTCGCCGTGAGCCGTCTGGACGCGCTGCCTCGGGAGCAGCGCGTCTTCCTCTTCATCAACGTGTCCGCGCTGCACCAGCCCAACCGGCACTACCTGCCCGGCGCCACCCAGGACTCGCGCGCCTCGCATGCCGCGGCGCTGGAGTACGTGGACCGCCAGCTTCCGCCCCTCTTCGCCGCCCTGCGGCGACGGGGGCCCGCCTTCTGCATCGTCTGCTCGGACCATGGGACGGCCTATGGCGAGGACGGCTATACCGGCCACCGCCTGGGCCACCCCGTCGTGTGGACGGTGCCCTACGCTGAGTTCCCGCTGAATCGAGACACCGCACCATGACGCGCCTGGAGCAGATGCTGGAAGAGACGCCCTACGTGGCGTACCTCTACGGCTACCCGCACAAGACGGCCTACCGGCCCTTCACCCCCGCGCTCCCCCTGGAGTCCGTCTGGGCGGAGGAGCGGCGCGACGCGCTGTTCCTCTACCTCCACGTGCCCTTCTGCGAGATGCGCTGCGGCTTCTGCAACCTCTTCACCGCCGCCGGGCCGAAGCAGGACGTGGTGGACGGGTACCTCGGCGGGCTCGTCCGGGAGACGCGCCGGGTGAAGCAGGCCCTGGGCCCCGCCACCTTCGCTCGCGCCGCGATTGGCGGCGGCACGCCCACGCTGCTCGACGTGGCCGGCCTCAACACCGTGTTCGACCTCATGGAAGGCGTCATGGGCGCGGACATGAAGCAGATTCCCGTCTCCGTGGAGGTGTCGCCGGAGACGGTGGACGCGGAGAAGCTCCGCGTGCTGCGCTCGCGCGGCGCGGACCGGGTGAGCATTGGCGTGCAGAGCTTCATCGAGGCGGAGGTGGCCGCGGTGAAGCGGCCCCAGCAGACCGCGCAGGTGGAGGCCGCGCTGGACCTCATCCGCTCCACCGGCTTCCCCACGCTGAACATCGACCTCATCTACGGGATGGAGGGGCAGACGGTGGAGAGCTTCCTCTTCTCCCTGCGCGCCGCCCTCCGCTTCAACCCCGAGGAGCTGTACCTCTATCCGCTCTACGTGCGTCCCCTGACGTTCCTCGGCAAGAAGGCTCGCGCGTGGGACGACCTGCGGCTGTCGCTCTACCGCGCCGGCCGCGACTTCCTCCTGTCCCAGGGCTACACGCAGGTCTCCATGCGCATGTTCCGCGCGAAGCACGCGCCGGACGCGGGCGGCCCCGTGTACCGCTGCCAGGAGGACGGCATGGTGGGCCTGGGCTGCGGAGCGCGCTCGTACACAGGCGGCGTGCACTACTCGTCCGAGTACGCGGTGGGCTCGCGCGAGGTGCGCTCCATCATCGCCTCCTACAGCGAGCGCACCGAGGCGTCCTTCGGCGAGGTGGGCTACGGCTTCCGGCTGGAAGCGGCGGAGCGGAAGCGGCGGTACATGCTCCTGTCACTGCTGGCGGATGGCGTGGACCTGGCCACGTACCGTGAGCGCTTCCACTCCGACGCGCTGGCGGACTTCCCCGAATTGGCGGAGCTGGAGGCGCACGGGCTGGGACGCCGCGTGGAGGGCGCATTCCGGCTCACCGAGGCGGGCGTGGAGCGCTCGGACCTGATTGGCCCCTGGCTGCACTCGGAAGGGGTGCGCGAGATGATGCGGGAGTACGCCTGGCGATGAAGCTCACCGTGCTCTACCGGGGCCCGCTGTCCGGCTGCAACTTCGGCTGCGAGTACTGCCCCTTCGGCAAGTGGAAGCAGAGCGAGGAGGAGCTCGCCAAGGACCGCGCGGACCTGGCGCGGTTCATGGCGTGGGTGGAGTCGCGCAAGGACCTGCGCCTCTCCGTGTTCTTCACGCCGTGGGGCGAGGCCCTCATCTGGCCCTGGTACCAGGAGGCGCTCGCCCGGCTGACGCACCTGGAGCACGTTGAGCGCGCCGCCGTGCAGACGAACCTGTCCTGCACGCTGGACTGGGTGCGGAGCTGCCGCGTGGAGAAGCTGGGCATCTGGGCCACCTTCCATCCCGAGTGGATGAAGCGCCGCCGCTTCGTGGCCCAGTGCGAGACGCTGTCCTCGCTCGGCGTGCGGCACAGCGCCGGCATGGTGGGCTTCACGCGCTTCGCCGAGGAGGCCGAGGCCCTGCGCGCCGAGCTGCCCCCGGACACGTACCTGTGGATCAACGCGGTGAAGGACGGGCAGGAGGAGCCGTACACGTCCGAGGACCTCCAGCGCTTCACCCGCGTGGACCCGCTCTTCCCCGTGAACAACACGCGTCACCCCAGCCTGGGCCGGGCGTGCCGGGGCGGAGAGTCCGTCATCTCCGTGGACGGGGAGGGCACCGCGCGCCGGTGCCACTTCATCGACGAGCCGATTGGGAACATCTACACGCCGGACTTCGACTCGGCGCTGCGGCCCCGTGCGTGCTCGAAGGCGACGTGCGGGTGCCACATCGGCTACGTGCACCTGGAGTACCTGGAGCTGGACTGCGTGTTCGGCTCCGGCATCCTGGAGCGCGTGCCCGCGACGCCGCTGTGGAGGTCCGTGCCCGGCTCACGGCCCTGAGGCAGGCGTGCCGAGAGAGCTCAGGGCCTCTCGAATCTCCCACTCGTACACGGTGAGGCCGTCGCGGCGCAGGTTGGGCAGCAGGTCTCCGAAGGCGTTCGCCTCCAGCACGCGGTGCCCGGTGAAGTGCTCCTCGTACATGAGGTCGATGCCCACGTGCAGGCAGTCGTGTGCGCGCGCCACGGTGCGGCAGCTCTCCAGGGCATCCGCCAGCTCGTTCGGAGGCACCGCCGCGCGCAATTCGTCCACGTCCCCGCGCCAGCCGCCGAGGTGCAGGTTGGTAATCGGGTGCCGGCTCTGACGCACCACCGTGAAGGCCGGCTCGCCGCGCACCATCAACACCCGGCAGTCGAAGTAGTCGCCGCCCAGCCGGGCCTTGGGAATCGAGTGCTCCACCTGGGAGCCCTCGGCCAGGAGGAAGGTGAGCACCTCATCCACCCGCGCGGGCTCGTCGATGCGGCGGACCTTCAGCGAGTTGTACCAGCCCGTCGCCGCCTGCTCGATGGTGGTGACCAGCGTGTCCCGGGAGCGCCCCAGCCGGAAGATGGCCAGGCATGACGCCGACGAGCCACAGGACAGCTTCACGAATACCTCGCGGCAGTCCTGCTCGCGCATCCGCTCGCGCAGCGACTCCGGGTCCGTGACGCCTTCCAGCGGCTCGGGCACGGGCACGCCCAGCGCCGCGTACTTTCGCGAGGTGACGCGCTTGTCGAAGAGATCCGCGATGCTCGCGGGCGACTGGAGCACCTTCCAGCGCGGGTGCGCCGCGAAGCTGGCTTGCAGCTCCGCCAGTACCTCGAGGAAGCCCAGGTGGTACTGGCGGGGGCAGAGGATGAGCCCGTGGTCGTACTCCAGCGCGTCCACCTGGGCCGGAGTGACACTGGCGCAGCCGGCCTCCTGTGCGTCCGGGTAACCTCGCTTGAGCAGGGCCCGCTCCACGTCCCAGCTCTCGCCCGCAGAGTCGATGCGGACCAGCGTCTCCGTGTCCGGCAGGTCGGCGAGGAGCCCGGGGTTGGCGAGCAGCTCCACCCAGGGCACCACGCGCGCGGCGGGGAGCCCCTGGCGGACCAGCGCCTCCTGGAAGAGGGCAACGCGGCGGTTCTCCGCGTTGCCGATGAGGAGGAAGGGAGGCGCGGCCGTCATCCGGTGCTACTCGCCGACCGCGACGTAGCGGCGGTCGTCGCCCTCGTCGGAGTCGTCGTGGCGCTGGCGGCCGATGACCACGCCCGCGCACAGCTTCGCCAGCGACTTCGCGACCTTGGCGCTGAGCAGGTTCCGGTCGAGGTCCAGGTGCTTGAGGTGCTTGAAGGCCGCGGCGTTCGCCAGCATCACCTCCGCGCCCTTGTCCGTGAGCGTGCCCAGGGACAGGTCCAGCGACTCAATCTGCTTGAGCACCTGCGACTTCGGCAGCGCCGCGACCAGCTCGTTGGTGAACTCGGCGTTGCACAGGCCCAGCTGCCTGAGCTGGGGCAGGCCGGTGGCGTCGAGGATGGGCTGGATGGACTTCAGGTCGCCGCCGGCCCCGTACTCCTCGGAGCCGAACCAGACCTCCATCCGCTCCAGCTTCGGCCAGTTCGCGGCGGCGATGGCCTTCACCGCCGGGCGGGACAAGCCGCCGGACTCCACGATGAACTCTCGCAGCTCCGGCAGGTCGATCTTCCCCATGCTCGCACCGCCGCCACGCAGGTGGAGCGAGCGGAGCTGGGGAAAAGCCGTGTAGAGCGGAGCGAGGTTCCCCAAGTCCGTCCAGGAGATTTCCATCTCATCCGGGAACACGAAGTCGCCGATGAACAGCTTCCGCAGCGCCTTGGGGGCCGCCTTCGTGATGAGCTTGATGAGCGCGCCGTACTCGTTCTCTCCCTCGTTGTCCGCCATGCCCAGGGTCAGCTCCTGGAGGAAGCGCGCGGAGGGGTGGGCGAGCAGCATCGCCAGCGTCTCGTCGATCTGGAACTCCGGGTCCTCACCGTAGCCGGCGATCGCCACGCGGGCGCTTCGGATGAAGCCCAGGTGCCACTCCACCGTCAGCGTCTTGCCCCCGAGCATCGACGCGAGGGGCGCACCCAGCAGCACGTCCTGGTGCTTCTTGAGGAGGGCGGCCACCTTCCGCTTGAGCGCGGTGGCCTCCGCGCCCTTCGCCTGGAGCAGCGCGTGCTGGAGGGCAATCAGCTCGCCACGAGGGTCTCCCTGCGACTGGAGCCAGTCACCGTAGACGAGGTAACCGTCCGCCACCTCGGGTGCTCCGAGGATGGCCGCCTCCAGCTCCTTGTTGGCCTTCGGCTTGGGGCTGGCGTCCGTCGGCTTGACGCGCTTGTAGCCCTTGCCCTCCTTCTCCTGGACCTGCTTGTCGTACGCGGTGCGCGACTCCCACGAGCTCTTGAACTTCTGCGTCTTTTCCTGGCCCTCCGTGCCGATGCGGCCCCAGCGGGTGGTGAGGACGTCTTCGTCCCGGGTGATTTCCCAGAACTTGTTCGAGCTGCCTTCCTTCATTTCGAAGCGCGGCATGGTGTGTCCCCCTGAA encodes the following:
- a CDS encoding STM4014 family protein, yielding MTAAPPFLLIGNAENRRVALFQEALVRQGLPAARVVPWVELLANPGLLADLPDTETLVRIDSAGESWDVERALLKRGYPDAQEAGCASVTPAQVDALEYDHGLILCPRQYHLGFLEVLAELQASFAAHPRWKVLQSPASIADLFDKRVTSRKYAALGVPVPEPLEGVTDPESLRERMREQDCREVFVKLSCGSSASCLAIFRLGRSRDTLVTTIEQAATGWYNSLKVRRIDEPARVDEVLTFLLAEGSQVEHSIPKARLGGDYFDCRVLMVRGEPAFTVVRQSRHPITNLHLGGWRGDVDELRAAVPPNELADALESCRTVARAHDCLHVGIDLMYEEHFTGHRVLEANAFGDLLPNLRRDGLTVYEWEIREALSSLGTPASGP
- a CDS encoding WGR domain-containing protein; this encodes MPRFEMKEGSSNKFWEITRDEDVLTTRWGRIGTEGQEKTQKFKSSWESRTAYDKQVQEKEGKGYKRVKPTDASPKPKANKELEAAILGAPEVADGYLVYGDWLQSQGDPRGELIALQHALLQAKGAEATALKRKVAALLKKHQDVLLGAPLASMLGGKTLTVEWHLGFIRSARVAIAGYGEDPEFQIDETLAMLLAHPSARFLQELTLGMADNEGENEYGALIKLITKAAPKALRKLFIGDFVFPDEMEISWTDLGNLAPLYTAFPQLRSLHLRGGGASMGKIDLPELREFIVESGGLSRPAVKAIAAANWPKLERMEVWFGSEEYGAGGDLKSIQPILDATGLPQLRQLGLCNAEFTNELVAALPKSQVLKQIESLDLSLGTLTDKGAEVMLANAAAFKHLKHLDLDRNLLSAKVAKSLAKLCAGVVIGRQRHDDSDEGDDRRYVAVGE